A segment of the Candidatus Pelagisphaera phototrophica genome:
TAAACCTTATACTTTTGCTCAAGTCGTTTAGTAGCTTTTAGACTAATTTTCAATAAAAGCGAGGAAAGGGTAGTTGGCATCTCAACTGCTAAAGCCGTCGTAACCACACGAATACAAAAACAGAATACACAAGTAATATGAACGAAAACCAACACCCTAACCTTGCTTTGAAGGTAGGTCATTTATTTCGACTGTCAAGCTTTGCGCTAATTGTAGCGATTTGCACAAAGCAAGCGCAGTCTCAAGACGTCGAGGGATCACTAGAAGATCTGGTAACGTACGGAGCCGGTGACCCAAACTTCGTTTTGCCTAACCAGCCCATAGAAGGAGTCTTAGGGTTCTCTAAATCCATATTAGAAACGCCTAGGTCCGCTACTGTCGTGAGTTCCGAAATGATTTCGGAGTTGTCGATAAGTGAGGTGGCTGACTTAGCTCGTATTGCCCCAAGCACCAATACTGTAACCCGTTGGGGGGTACAGGGTAACATAGATATTCGTGCAATGACGGCAGACACCTACTTTCGGGGTATGAAACGAATAGAGCCCCAAGGCAATTCTCGGACGGTTTTAGGTGCGAATGATCAGATCGAAGTTGTTCGTGGTCCTGCTCCTGCTTATTTTGGATCTGGCAAAATTGGAGGATATACCAATATGACGCCGAAATCGGGTCGTTCACGGCAAGGGGCGTACCTAGAAGAGGACGAAGGTTTTGTTCAGGGAATATTTGGATCGTACGGCAAGCGCGAAGTTTCGCTTGGCTTCGGTGGACCAATTAACTTCACGGGCAATTCGGAGCGCCGAGGCGGTTATTATGTTTATGCTCTAGAGGAGGACTCTGAGTCGTTTTATGAGAATATTCCTATTGGGCAAAAGATTCTTCAAGGGGCGATATCTCAAGAGCTTACTGAAAGTTGGCGGCTTGAAACAGGTTTTAACCTCCAGGAAACACGTACAGCCGGCGGATTTATGACACGCATAACGCAGGACCTTATCGACAACGGTAACTACTGGGGTGGAACCTTTTTGGTCGATCTTGATCTCGATAAAAGCGGGAAGATCGGGCACTTGGAGTTCGAAACAGCTTCCCCTATAGTGTCAGGTCGTACGAACTCATCTGGGAATAATTCACTAAGACAACGCTTCGATTCTCGTTATACAGACGCACTCGCTGGCGAAGTACCGGTCGTGGCTAACGCTAATAGTGCTTTGGAGGCTTTTCAAACGATGCGGCCAGAATTTGCGGGAATGCTAGGGGATGCGAATATGAAGCTTTTGAACCAGCTGCCTCGGGGATTTGTAATGGACCCTGACACGGTAGAATTGACTAAAGTCGATTGGGGTCACGTATCGCTCGAGAAGGAGTTGTATGCAAAACTAGGTCTTTTTTACCTAGATTTCATCAACGATGGGGGTGACGTTAAAATGAAGAATCAAATGATCTTGGATTCACAGGATCAATTTAAGGACTCGGAACTACCTTTCTATCAGAAGCAAGATATATGGGCTTTCGAGAACAAATTTTCTTTGGAAACAGAACTATACAGCGATAACTCGGTAACAGTCAATTCCATATCTGCTGTCAACTTTAGACATACGGATGCGCAGCGTCACTGCAACTTTGGTGATTACGACAACCGCCCAAACCTTGCGATGCCAAAGAACGAGCGGACTCCAAGGGACCTTTTCATAACTCCCAGAGAAAACTCGGATTATTATAATGGTGGAGCCCCCTACACAAGATGGCGACACAGTAAGTATGACGAGTATGGAATTGGAACTATGCTGGATATTACCGTCGGCGAAAACTTAAGCGTAATCCTTGGAGCAAGATACGACTACATCGATGCAGAGACTGCTGACTATGCGGACGTTGACGGAGAAGGAATATACGTTTTTGCTTCTGGAGCTGATGGCACACCGAGCTTCCGCACAGCAGACACATCAACTCGGGATACTGACGATGGAGTTTCGTACACGGGCAGTGTTTACTACAGTCTCCCGAACAATCTGAATTTATATGGAACCTATGGTTTACAAACCGCGTTGTCTGACGGATCTGCTTTGACTTTAGCTCAGAACTTGATTGGAGACGGAGCGTACGCTGAAGCGAGCATAGAGGAGATTGGAATTAAAGGGTCACACTTTGATGGAAAACTCTACTGGGCATTAGCTGGTTATCGTCAAGAGCGAGCGACTGTTGACGAGGATCCGAACGGTAATCCGCTGATCGGTAGTTTGGGTGTTCTCACTGGAGAAGGTGTAGAGCTCGAAGTTCGTTGGGTTCCTAACGAAAAGTTTTACTTGAGTGGATTCAGTGTAGCCCAAAAGACTCTCGACGTTTCAGGCCGCGCAGGTTGGCTGAGGCTTCATGGGACGACACACGGGTTCGAAGATGTACTTGATCCGGTAACTGGTGAGGTTATTTACCCAGCTGAAGCGTTTACGTGGGGTGGTCAGGCTGGCCACAGGGTTCAAGCGGGAGAAAAAATCGAAAGGCCCGCGTATCCAAATACTAGCCACGGCATCGCTATGGGATATAAAGCCCCGTACGGTCTAAATTTTACGCTCAGCGGGAACTACATCTCTGAGGTACAATCAGGTCGCTATGGCGTGGTCATGCTCCCGGAGGCAACGACAGCCAACCTTGCAATTGGTTGGAAACGTGGAAGTTTTGCAGCTAAGCTGGATATTTTTAACCTTACAGATGAGCTCTATTTCAGAGGACGTAGCGGTAGTACATCTGGGGATGAGCTGATATCTGTAATGCTACCCCGTCGTTGGCAGGTAACGATCTCGAAGACTTTCTGATCATAGTTGGTTTCTGACCGAAAACCCTATTAGCCATCTGTTAGAGCGGGCATCCCCGCTCTAACAGACACTTATAAACTTAATCGTTTTTACGGTCTTTGGTAATTTTTTCGGAGTTGAAATTTCAGATCTCCGTAAATCTCGTTTCCCTAATTTTAGTATGAATATAATAAAGTATTTTTATCACACCGGATTTTTTCTGTCGATATTTTGGTTTAGTGGATACGCTTTTTCAAAGAGTTTTTCACTAGAAAAAGCTACTATAGAAGACATAAATGAAGCCTTCGATTCTGGATCCTTGAACGCAGAAAAGCTAGTCTCCATGTACTTAAAGCGCATAGAGGCTTACGATAAAAAGGGACCTAAAATAAATACTGTTATAACGCTACAACCGAATGCAATTGAGATTGCTCGTAAGCTAGATATAGAAAGGTCTGAATCTGGACCGCGTTCGAAACTACATGGAATTCCGGTGGTATTAAAGGATTTATTCGATACTTACGATATGCCAACCTCCTCAGGTTTTCTTCCTTTAAAGAATTCTCAGCCCTTGTATGATGCGACCGTTGTCAAGAGACTTCGCGAAGCAGGAGCTATAATATTTGCAAAGGTCAACATGAGCGACTGGTTTGGAAGCCCTGCTGATCCCAAGGACCAAAGTTCTGTACTCGGTCGCACGAATAACCCTTACAATCTCGAATTAACGCCTGGCGGGTCAAGTGGAGGAACGGGGGCAGCACTTGCTGCGGTTTTCGCCCAAATAGGACTGGGAACTGAAACCGGGGTTTCCATTCGCAATCCAACTTCAAACAATAGCCTTGTGGGATTGGCTCCAACGCGAGGTCTAATACCACGAACGGGAATGGTGATGACTTCTTTCACACAAGAGCGCTGCGGACCAATGGGCAGGACTGTTTACGATGTGGCTGCAATGACGGATGTTGTTCAAGGCTTTGACGCAGAGGATCTCCTAACTATGAATTCACCCGGAAGAGTTCCTAAATCTTCGTACACAACTTTTCTCGACAAAGATGGCCTTCGAGGAGCTCGTATAGGTATCTTTCGGGACCTTTTCCGTGTGGGTGAAGATCACGAAGAGGCTGTAGCATTGGTCGAATCGGCAATTCATCGGATGCACGATGCAGGTGCGACCGTGATTGATAATCTCAGTATTGGCTTGGATCTTTTTCCGTTGCTTTCAGAAACGCGGACTAATTACTACGAGGCTCAATTTTCTTACGATATTTATTTCCGTCGGCTCGGTCCAGATGCGGTCATAAAAAATGTCGATGAGCTGATCGAGAAGGGGGGTAGCCTTGTCAAAGAAAGTATAATTCAAGGTAGGAGAGAAATAGATTCTCTCATGCATGACGCCGAGTTTTTAGCAAAGCGTGATAGTCAAGAATCTCTGAAAGCAGCAGCTCTTGATCTGATGGATAAATACCGTCTTGATGCCTTAGTATATCCTTTCAAATCCATACCTGCTGAGCCTCACGGTGAAAGGCATGACGAGAGAGATAACCCTTTCAGTTCCGTCACAGGCTTGCCGGCTTTGCTAGTACCAGCCGGTTATACTTCCGAAGAAAACGGACCTATTTCCGTAGAATTTCTGGGCAGGCCCTACAGCGAATCAATCCTTTTTAAATTGGGATATGCTTATGAGCAGCTAGGTCCAGTTCGCAAGACTCCGGAAACTACGCCTCCGCTCTCGGGTGAGACGTTTGAATACTAAAGCCGTTGATCCAGAATATGAGATCTAGAATTTGTATAATTTGCATATCATTAACTCTATTCTTTGCTCAGTCGGCTAGATCTGAGTTGAATCTGACTACGGCAACTATAGACGACATACAGCGTGCGGTTGGAGAAGGATTACTCACGTATGAGGATCTTTGCGAAAAGTATCTTCAGCGAATCGCTGCCTACGAGCTTAGCGGCCCAAAGCTGCATTCAATAATTTCTATCAACCCCCATTGGAGGCAGGAGGCTAAACTACTGGATAGGGAACGCCAGACAAATGGAATACGGGGACCTCTTCATGGAATTCCGATCGCCGTAAAAGATAACATTGATACACTAGGCATTCAGAATTCCGGGGGTGCAATCGGTCTGGCTAATAACTTCGCTCCTGATGATGCGTTCGTTATAAAACAACTTAGAAAGGGTGGAGCTATAATATTTCTCAAAACTAACCTGAGCGAATTCGCCTCAGGGTCACCGGGTCTCCCGGGAGCTAGCACGCTCGGCGGGCAGCCTCGCAATCCTTATAATCTAAGAAGACATAGCGATGGTTCGAGCTCAGGAACAGGATCGTCCCTAGCAGCAGTGTTTGCGGTATCAGGGCTTGGTACAGAAACAGGATCGTCCGTCCGTGGACCATCGAGTGCTAATAATCTCGTGGGATTAGCACCAACGGAGGGCTTAATCAGCCGCGACGGGGTAATACCGCTTTCCACAACGCTAGACCGCGTCGGTGTTATGGCGAGAAACGTGTACGACGTAGCGGTAACGTTGAATTACACCACCGGGGTAGACCCGGCGGACGCAATAACCTCTTTGAGTGATGGCAAGCTGAGCCCAGAGCCCTACCAATCTTTTTTAGACAAAAGCTCTTTGGACGGTGCTAGGCTAGGGGTGGTTAGCGAGTTATTCGTCGAGGATGATCCCGTTTGTGCCGAGGCAGTTTCGATCGTGAAAGATGCTGTATCAGACTGCGAAGCAAATGGTTCAACAATTGTCGAGGTGAATACAGGATATACGGATCTTATGGATCAGCTTTCCCTTAGTAATATAACACCCACGGAGATTGGCCCCGCCCTTGAAAGCTACTTTGCGTCTCTTGACGAATCGTATGGAGTCAAAACTTTAGAACAATTCTACAAGACAGGCGGCTTTGTGATTGGGAAATGGGAACGCTACGAGAATGCTTTGGCTTCGGCCTCTAACTTTGATTCTCCAGATTACAAGGAGCACGTGCAGCGGCGGAAGGAAATGAGATCTGTCCTCCTAGACCTTTTAAACGACAACGGCCTGGATGCACTAGTCTACATTCACAACAACTATCCCTCAGAACTAGTTAATGAGCCGTCCACCTACACAAAAATCCGACTTAGCTCAGTCTCTGGTCTACCTGCTGTAGTAGTTCCCGCTGGAATAACGACACTTGGCCAGCCGGTTGCTGTCGAATTTCTCGGTCGAGCTTTTGATGAAGCAGCCATACTTTCGTTGGCTTATTCGTACGAGCAATCAACCGGACACCGTACTTTGCCACCAAGCACTCCCCCTCTTCTATCTGATTATGTTTCGCGGTAAGGTTGAAAAGCTTATTGGTGCGTCGTTTGTGATTGCGGCTCTGATATCTCTTAATGCCAAAGAGTTCAACCTCCAGACGGCATCGGTAGAAGATATTAATGATGCGTTTGAAGCGAAGGCTTTGACAGCAGAGGAACTAGTAAAACTTTGTATAGCTAGAATAGAGGCCTATGACCAAAAAGGTCCGAAGCTTAATTCAGTAATAGCTATCAACCCGAATGCTTTGGAATTAGCTCGGAAACTTGATGAGGAAAGAAATATTTCTGGTCCTCGAAGTCGTATACACGGAATTCCAGTTCTTCTTAAAGACAATTACGATACCTATGACATGCCAAACACTGGGGCATCGAAGGCTTTAGTGGGAAGTATTGCTCCGGATGATGCATTCACAGTCGAAAGACTTAGAGATGCGGGGGCCATTATCTTTGCAAAAGTAAACCTTAGTGAACTTGCCCGCAGTGGGGTATCGATAAGCTCTTTAATGGGACAGACCCTGAATGCTTTTGATCAAAGCAGAACACCGGGAGGTTCAAGCGGTGGTACGGGAGCCGCCATTGCTGCTACTTTTGGTATCCTCGGAACAGGATCTGATACGGGCCAATCTACGAGATCGCCTGCATCGGCAAATAATCTCGTTGGGATCCGTCCTACATTTGGTCTCATCAGCCGCGATGGAATTATACCTATTTCTTACACGCAGGATACCGCGGGGCCGATAACTCGCTACGTTGCTGACGCGGCCGTCATGATGGATTATTTAGTCGGTTTCGATCCGAAAGACAAGGCGACTTGGGAGGGAATTGATAAATATCCAGAAAGTTACACATCTTATCTTCAAAAAGATTCATTGGATGGTGCTCGTATTGGTTTTGTTCCGCAGCTGCTTGGCGATGGAAGCCACCCTGATCATCCCATCGTAACAAAGGTTACTATGAAAGCTATAGAGGACATGAAGTCGGCTGGTGCTACTGTCTTCCCGGTAAGCATTCCGCTACTTGATGACATTGCCGCTGGTAGCTTTGTGCTGAGTGTGAGTGGCTTTGAGTCGATGTGGACTATGGATGAATATTTTACTAGCCTTGGGCCCGATTCGAAATTTAAGAATTTGAAAGAATTTGTTGCTGCCGGTCTCACCTACAAACCGATTTTGGATCGCCTTAAAGAAGATATAAAATTGGAAAACGCATTGGACAATTCTGAGTACGCTAAGCGCCTTATCAATCAATCGCGCTTCCAAGATAAACTTGTAGCGACGATGGATGAGTATGCTCTAGACGTTCTTTTTTACACTCATCAAAAGCGTTTGGTCGTCCCGGCAACTAAAAACCCTGATCAAGTGGAGCGCAACGGGTTTATGGGCTCAAGCTCGGGTCTTCCAGCGATAACGTTTCCCGGGGGATTCTCCCCTGCTAGTAATGAAGCTCCTGCTGGGGTCCCAATAGGCATAGAGTTTTTAGGGCGACCGTTCAGCGAAGCTAAGCTAATAAAACTGGCCTACAGTTACGAGCAATTTACCAAACATCGTACCACCCCACCAGCTACTCCTTCTCTTCCCGGAGAAGCATTTGAATACCAATAATTAATTTCCTTCAATTATGCACCTAAATAGTTTTACCGCAATCCTCATACTCTTTCTTCAAGGGTATTCCGCCAACACACTGCTCGGGTCCAACTCTGTTGATCTCGCTGATGCAACGATTGAGGACATTAATAAGGCCTTCGATGCGGGTACGCTTAATTCGGAGCAGCTCGTTCAGATGTACTTATCTCGGATAGAGGCTTACGATCAATCGGGACCGGCGATTAATGCAATGATATTCGTCGAGCCAAACGCTTTGGAAATTGCTCGGAACTTAGATAAAGAGCGCTCCGAGAGCGGACCCCGCTCGAAAATACATGGGATACCTTTTATATTAAAAGATCTCTTCGATTCCTTTGGTCAGCCAACCACTGCCGGCTTCATTGGATTAAAAGGATCGATGCCCTGGAGAGACGGATGGGTCGCCAAAAAACTTAAGGAAAATGGAGGTATAATCCTTGGAAAAACGAATATGAATGATTGGTTCGCAGAGGCTCCATGGGGTGCGAGCACACTTGGAGGTCAAACTCTCAACCCCTATGCACTAGAATATGTGCCTGGAGGGTCTAGTTCCGGATCGGGAGCTGGAATTGCTGCTGTTTTCGCACAAGTGAGCTTTGGAAGCGAAACGGGCGTATCGATAAGAAATCCAACCTCAGAAGCAAACCTGATTGGCCTCGCACCTACTCTTGGGCTTGTCAGCCGAACAGGTATGACAATGAACGCATTAACCCATGAACGCGGCGGTCCGATGTGTCGGTCTGTTTATGACCTCGCAGCAACGTTGGAGGCGGTTGCGGGTTTTGATCCAGAGGATTTAGTAACCATGGCTTCGAGAGGTAAGATTCCGGAAGGAGGGTATACTCAATACGTTGATCCGGACACAGGTTTGGTAGGCGCTCGAGTTGGGGTTCTTCGCGAAATGTTCCGGCCTGGTGAGGTTCATGAGGAGGCAACTTCTTTGATAGAAAATGCAATAGATCAGCTAAAACAAGCTGGAGCAACTGTGATAGACCCAATTAGCACCGGTCTACCTTTACTAAGTCTGGCTACCAACACTCGAGTTTCAGCTTGGGAAAAGAAAGCGGCCACTGACTACTACTTATCTGGTCTAGGTCCGGACGCTATGTATAAAAATATGACAGAGATGATCGAAGAAAATCCAGAGCATCTCGAACGGCTTCGGGAACGCG
Coding sequences within it:
- a CDS encoding TonB-dependent receptor domain-containing protein yields the protein MNENQHPNLALKVGHLFRLSSFALIVAICTKQAQSQDVEGSLEDLVTYGAGDPNFVLPNQPIEGVLGFSKSILETPRSATVVSSEMISELSISEVADLARIAPSTNTVTRWGVQGNIDIRAMTADTYFRGMKRIEPQGNSRTVLGANDQIEVVRGPAPAYFGSGKIGGYTNMTPKSGRSRQGAYLEEDEGFVQGIFGSYGKREVSLGFGGPINFTGNSERRGGYYVYALEEDSESFYENIPIGQKILQGAISQELTESWRLETGFNLQETRTAGGFMTRITQDLIDNGNYWGGTFLVDLDLDKSGKIGHLEFETASPIVSGRTNSSGNNSLRQRFDSRYTDALAGEVPVVANANSALEAFQTMRPEFAGMLGDANMKLLNQLPRGFVMDPDTVELTKVDWGHVSLEKELYAKLGLFYLDFINDGGDVKMKNQMILDSQDQFKDSELPFYQKQDIWAFENKFSLETELYSDNSVTVNSISAVNFRHTDAQRHCNFGDYDNRPNLAMPKNERTPRDLFITPRENSDYYNGGAPYTRWRHSKYDEYGIGTMLDITVGENLSVILGARYDYIDAETADYADVDGEGIYVFASGADGTPSFRTADTSTRDTDDGVSYTGSVYYSLPNNLNLYGTYGLQTALSDGSALTLAQNLIGDGAYAEASIEEIGIKGSHFDGKLYWALAGYRQERATVDEDPNGNPLIGSLGVLTGEGVELEVRWVPNEKFYLSGFSVAQKTLDVSGRAGWLRLHGTTHGFEDVLDPVTGEVIYPAEAFTWGGQAGHRVQAGEKIERPAYPNTSHGIAMGYKAPYGLNFTLSGNYISEVQSGRYGVVMLPEATTANLAIGWKRGSFAAKLDIFNLTDELYFRGRSGSTSGDELISVMLPRRWQVTISKTF
- a CDS encoding amidase family protein: MFRGKVEKLIGASFVIAALISLNAKEFNLQTASVEDINDAFEAKALTAEELVKLCIARIEAYDQKGPKLNSVIAINPNALELARKLDEERNISGPRSRIHGIPVLLKDNYDTYDMPNTGASKALVGSIAPDDAFTVERLRDAGAIIFAKVNLSELARSGVSISSLMGQTLNAFDQSRTPGGSSGGTGAAIAATFGILGTGSDTGQSTRSPASANNLVGIRPTFGLISRDGIIPISYTQDTAGPITRYVADAAVMMDYLVGFDPKDKATWEGIDKYPESYTSYLQKDSLDGARIGFVPQLLGDGSHPDHPIVTKVTMKAIEDMKSAGATVFPVSIPLLDDIAAGSFVLSVSGFESMWTMDEYFTSLGPDSKFKNLKEFVAAGLTYKPILDRLKEDIKLENALDNSEYAKRLINQSRFQDKLVATMDEYALDVLFYTHQKRLVVPATKNPDQVERNGFMGSSSGLPAITFPGGFSPASNEAPAGVPIGIEFLGRPFSEAKLIKLAYSYEQFTKHRTTPPATPSLPGEAFEYQ
- a CDS encoding amidase family protein — translated: MHLNSFTAILILFLQGYSANTLLGSNSVDLADATIEDINKAFDAGTLNSEQLVQMYLSRIEAYDQSGPAINAMIFVEPNALEIARNLDKERSESGPRSKIHGIPFILKDLFDSFGQPTTAGFIGLKGSMPWRDGWVAKKLKENGGIILGKTNMNDWFAEAPWGASTLGGQTLNPYALEYVPGGSSSGSGAGIAAVFAQVSFGSETGVSIRNPTSEANLIGLAPTLGLVSRTGMTMNALTHERGGPMCRSVYDLAATLEAVAGFDPEDLVTMASRGKIPEGGYTQYVDPDTGLVGARVGVLREMFRPGEVHEEATSLIENAIDQLKQAGATVIDPISTGLPLLSLATNTRVSAWEKKAATDYYLSGLGPDAMYKNMTEMIEENPEHLERLRERDNIGVLDFNESYISRLKNREMLGDALIRVMDEFQLDALVHPFKTLPATKIVDGWSNSEGDNALSSQTGFPGLLVPAGFTNKNLPIALEFLGRPFSEPTLIKLASGYEAVSKNRKLPETTPPLNGEVITY
- a CDS encoding amidase family protein: MNIIKYFYHTGFFLSIFWFSGYAFSKSFSLEKATIEDINEAFDSGSLNAEKLVSMYLKRIEAYDKKGPKINTVITLQPNAIEIARKLDIERSESGPRSKLHGIPVVLKDLFDTYDMPTSSGFLPLKNSQPLYDATVVKRLREAGAIIFAKVNMSDWFGSPADPKDQSSVLGRTNNPYNLELTPGGSSGGTGAALAAVFAQIGLGTETGVSIRNPTSNNSLVGLAPTRGLIPRTGMVMTSFTQERCGPMGRTVYDVAAMTDVVQGFDAEDLLTMNSPGRVPKSSYTTFLDKDGLRGARIGIFRDLFRVGEDHEEAVALVESAIHRMHDAGATVIDNLSIGLDLFPLLSETRTNYYEAQFSYDIYFRRLGPDAVIKNVDELIEKGGSLVKESIIQGRREIDSLMHDAEFLAKRDSQESLKAAALDLMDKYRLDALVYPFKSIPAEPHGERHDERDNPFSSVTGLPALLVPAGYTSEENGPISVEFLGRPYSESILFKLGYAYEQLGPVRKTPETTPPLSGETFEY
- a CDS encoding amidase family protein, giving the protein MNLTTATIDDIQRAVGEGLLTYEDLCEKYLQRIAAYELSGPKLHSIISINPHWRQEAKLLDRERQTNGIRGPLHGIPIAVKDNIDTLGIQNSGGAIGLANNFAPDDAFVIKQLRKGGAIIFLKTNLSEFASGSPGLPGASTLGGQPRNPYNLRRHSDGSSSGTGSSLAAVFAVSGLGTETGSSVRGPSSANNLVGLAPTEGLISRDGVIPLSTTLDRVGVMARNVYDVAVTLNYTTGVDPADAITSLSDGKLSPEPYQSFLDKSSLDGARLGVVSELFVEDDPVCAEAVSIVKDAVSDCEANGSTIVEVNTGYTDLMDQLSLSNITPTEIGPALESYFASLDESYGVKTLEQFYKTGGFVIGKWERYENALASASNFDSPDYKEHVQRRKEMRSVLLDLLNDNGLDALVYIHNNYPSELVNEPSTYTKIRLSSVSGLPAVVVPAGITTLGQPVAVEFLGRAFDEAAILSLAYSYEQSTGHRTLPPSTPPLLSDYVSR